The following are encoded together in the Streptomyces sp. NBC_01465 genome:
- a CDS encoding NUDIX hydrolase — protein MNKELRVAAYAVCVRDEQVLLARWVAGDGTKRWTLPGGGMDHAEDPLETVVRELDEETGYTVEPVRLLGIDSITRRYPRKLGMFADFHGLRIIYEGKITGGELRPEEGGSTDLAAWHPLAAVDDLQRVELVDVGLELWRDQPPLGRAAFPGR, from the coding sequence ATGAACAAGGAGCTCAGGGTGGCGGCGTATGCCGTCTGCGTACGCGACGAACAGGTTCTCCTCGCCCGCTGGGTGGCCGGGGACGGCACGAAGCGCTGGACGCTGCCGGGCGGCGGGATGGACCACGCGGAGGACCCCCTCGAGACGGTCGTCCGCGAACTGGACGAGGAGACGGGGTACACCGTGGAGCCGGTGCGGCTCCTCGGCATCGACTCCATCACTCGCCGCTATCCGCGCAAGCTCGGCATGTTCGCGGACTTCCACGGGCTGCGCATCATCTACGAGGGCAAGATCACCGGCGGTGAACTGCGCCCCGAGGAGGGCGGCTCCACCGACCTCGCCGCCTGGCACCCCCTGGCGGCGGTCGACGACCTCCAGCGGGTCGAACTCGTCGACGTCGGGCTGGAGTTGTGGCGAGACCAGCCGCCGCTCGGACGGGCCGCCTTCCCCGGCCGGTGA
- a CDS encoding pyridoxamine 5'-phosphate oxidase family protein, producing MATYHQGSLTVQDRVGVRAQAEHVGRSIGQGIKPVAAAFLGLQPMLVIGAADGAGRIWASLLTGRPGFVRATGPRSISVTGGPHEGDPLYGALEGPVGTIALDPRTRRRMRLNGTARTTPRGLAVEADEVFANCPKYIQRRDLLAPAEDTPTGAVRRGGHLTPDQERFLRAADTFFIATAAPDGVDASHRGGNPGFVTVESPTALSWRDYPGNTMFLTLGNLETDPRAGILVLDWTTGATLQLTGTAHTDFDVGTGERRTRFEIDETAETRSASPLRWSAPDYSPANPPPGH from the coding sequence GTGGCCACGTACCACCAGGGATCGCTCACCGTGCAGGACCGCGTCGGCGTCCGCGCGCAGGCCGAGCACGTCGGCCGCTCCATAGGGCAGGGCATCAAGCCCGTCGCCGCCGCCTTCCTCGGACTCCAGCCGATGCTGGTGATCGGGGCGGCGGACGGCGCGGGCCGGATCTGGGCCTCGCTGCTCACGGGACGCCCCGGTTTCGTACGGGCCACGGGGCCCCGGTCGATCTCCGTGACCGGCGGCCCGCACGAGGGCGACCCCCTGTACGGCGCCCTCGAAGGCCCCGTCGGCACCATCGCCCTCGACCCGCGCACCCGCCGCCGTATGCGCCTCAACGGAACCGCGCGCACCACCCCGCGCGGACTGGCCGTCGAGGCCGACGAGGTGTTCGCCAACTGCCCCAAGTACATCCAGCGCCGCGACCTCCTCGCGCCCGCCGAGGACACCCCGACCGGTGCCGTGCGGCGCGGCGGACACCTCACCCCCGACCAGGAGAGGTTCCTCCGCGCCGCCGACACCTTCTTCATCGCGACCGCCGCCCCCGACGGCGTGGACGCGAGCCACCGCGGCGGAAACCCGGGATTCGTCACCGTGGAGTCCCCGACCGCGCTGAGCTGGCGCGACTACCCCGGCAACACGATGTTCCTGACCCTCGGCAACCTGGAGACCGACCCCCGCGCGGGAATCCTCGTCCTGGACTGGACGACCGGCGCAACGCTCCAGCTGACGGGCACCGCACACACCGACTTCGACGTGGGCACAGGCGAACGCAGGACGCGCTTCGAGATCGACGAGACGGCCGAGACGCGGTCCGCCAGCCCTCTCCGCTGGTCCGCCCCCGACTACTCACCCGCCAATCCGCCCCCGGGGCACTAG
- a CDS encoding VOC family protein yields the protein MPSTLRTGHIGLNVTDIDRSLAFYADVLGFQVIGEGKEGESRYAFLGENGTLVLTLWQQADAAYDRTRAGLHHLAFEVPALDDVRAAEQQLRERGTEFAYDGVVAHREGGASGGIFFHDPDGTRLEIYAPTGAEEAPAPSATAPTCGFF from the coding sequence ATGCCCAGCACCCTGCGCACCGGCCACATCGGCCTGAACGTCACCGACATCGACCGCTCACTCGCCTTCTACGCGGACGTCCTCGGCTTCCAGGTGATCGGCGAGGGCAAGGAGGGCGAGAGCCGCTACGCATTCCTCGGCGAGAACGGCACCCTCGTCCTCACCCTCTGGCAGCAGGCCGACGCCGCCTACGACCGGACGCGCGCCGGCCTCCACCACCTCGCCTTCGAGGTCCCCGCCCTCGACGACGTCAGGGCCGCCGAGCAGCAACTCCGCGAGCGCGGGACCGAGTTCGCGTACGACGGCGTGGTCGCCCATCGCGAGGGCGGCGCCTCCGGCGGCATCTTCTTCCACGACCCCGACGGCACCCGCTTGGAGATCTACGCCCCGACCGGCGCCGAGGAGGCCCCCGCCCCCTCCGCCACCGCGCCCACCTGCGGTTTCTTCTAG
- a CDS encoding CGNR zinc finger domain-containing protein — protein MPATTDPRPLTGEPVSLDLLNTRWMHEDVRQDLLTGVDGLRVWLASAGLDGRFAADEPTLEHLLSAREALSGLVESPGEARAAARLNAVLDHGRIRATLTAEGPGERPEFEDPSWGAAWTAARDYLDLLRAAPDRIRSCAHKSCILYFYDTSRNGTRRWCSMAACGNRAKASRHYARTRDN, from the coding sequence ATGCCAGCGACGACCGACCCCCGCCCCCTCACCGGCGAGCCGGTCTCCCTCGACCTGCTCAACACCCGGTGGATGCACGAAGACGTACGGCAGGACCTGCTCACCGGCGTCGACGGACTGCGCGTCTGGCTCGCGAGCGCGGGTCTCGACGGCCGTTTCGCCGCCGACGAGCCGACCCTGGAGCACCTCCTGAGCGCACGCGAGGCGCTGTCGGGTCTGGTCGAAAGCCCCGGCGAGGCCCGCGCCGCCGCCCGGCTGAACGCCGTACTCGACCACGGCCGTATCCGCGCCACGCTCACCGCCGAAGGGCCCGGCGAGCGGCCCGAGTTCGAGGACCCCTCCTGGGGTGCGGCCTGGACGGCCGCCCGCGACTATCTCGACCTCCTGCGCGCCGCCCCCGACCGGATCCGGTCCTGCGCGCACAAATCGTGCATTCTGTACTTCTACGACACCTCGCGGAACGGAACCCGCCGCTGGTGCTCAATGGCCGCCTGCGGCAACCGCGCCAAGGCCTCACGCCACTACGCGCGCACCCGAGACAACTGA
- a CDS encoding S8 family serine peptidase → MTSESPRSIPGARRAARIAAAAGLVAALAASGAAPVFAANTDDPAPVAPKSSADKLGSSDAKLLDDAQAKGEKTVTVMVATAPGATEQVSKQLDAVAGASVGKTDDKLGYVRATIPTAKADAAIKAAEKLSAVKGIDLKHEIELDDPTPAADTAKGAKSQASSDAYAAPGKDTPAKNPYNPSFETGAVDFVKQHPKADGRGVTIGILDSGVDLGHPALQKTSTGERKIVDWVTSTDPILDGDGSWRAQVTPVAGPVFTASSATWKAPAGSYQFSRFSEAVTAGGDEAGDVNRDGDTTDVFGMLYDPVAGTVRVDTDQDNDFTNNEPMKPYKDGYQIGYFGKDNPATQVVERIPFVVEIRKSVPMDPYGGDWVGKKADFVNIGIIASEHGTHVAGITAANGLFGGKMNGAAPGAKIVSSRACVFGPSCTNVALTEGMIDLVVNRHVDIVNMSIGGLPALNDGNNARALLYKRLIDTYGVQLVISAGNEGPGVNTIGDPGLADHVISVGATISKETWASNYGSGVSKSYDMMPFSSRGPREDGGFTPTLSAPGAAINTTQTWLPGSPVKESGYSLPAGYSMLQGTSMASPQATGATALLISAAKQAHIELAPADLRTALTSTAKHIKGVQAYAEGAGLINILGAWDAIKDGATAHEYTVQAPVSSAISYALATPNVGTGIYDRESGLKAGQKKTYDVTITRTTGPDRAVKHKLSLKNNDGTWRILGDDEVALPLGTPVTVKVQARPDSAGVHSAILEVNDKRTEGVDQQIMVTAIVSTPLASPSYTFKNSSSVQRNSTKSYFVTVPAGAKTLEVGMSALRSGSQTRFISIHPYGVAVDDSGTPNCYPNYDNPANTCRPDLRSYADPTPGVWEIEVEARRTSPYLDNPYKLDVALLGATFDPAVKVIPEAKIGTPAAVDWKVTNGFAAITGGKLKGGSLGSAKVAKPTIANGETQTTTVTIGEGVERLDVAIGGVSDNAADLDLTVYKGATQVAQSADGDSEEAVSILKPAAGTYTIEVAGYSVPSGSTTYNYRDVYYAPALGTVSVDESKAISLANGASAQVSATVTAAAAAPEGREFFGEVQLLNGRGTVAGSGSVQIEKVTP, encoded by the coding sequence ATGACCTCCGAATCCCCTCGCTCCATACCCGGGGCGAGACGCGCGGCCCGTATAGCGGCCGCAGCCGGTCTGGTGGCCGCACTGGCCGCCTCCGGCGCCGCCCCCGTGTTCGCCGCGAACACCGACGACCCGGCGCCCGTCGCGCCGAAGTCCTCGGCCGACAAGCTCGGTTCGTCCGACGCGAAACTGCTCGACGACGCCCAGGCGAAGGGCGAGAAGACCGTCACGGTCATGGTCGCCACCGCCCCCGGCGCCACCGAGCAGGTGAGCAAGCAGCTCGACGCCGTCGCGGGCGCGAGCGTCGGCAAGACCGACGACAAGCTCGGCTACGTACGGGCCACGATCCCCACCGCCAAGGCGGACGCGGCGATCAAGGCAGCGGAGAAGCTGTCGGCCGTCAAGGGCATCGACCTCAAGCACGAGATCGAGCTGGACGACCCGACGCCCGCCGCGGACACCGCCAAGGGCGCGAAGTCACAGGCCAGCTCCGATGCGTACGCCGCTCCGGGGAAGGACACCCCCGCGAAGAACCCGTACAACCCGTCCTTCGAGACGGGTGCGGTCGACTTCGTGAAGCAGCACCCCAAGGCCGACGGCCGCGGAGTGACCATCGGCATCCTCGACTCGGGTGTGGACCTCGGACACCCGGCGCTGCAGAAGACCTCCACCGGCGAGCGCAAGATCGTCGACTGGGTGACCTCGACGGACCCGATCCTCGACGGTGACGGCAGCTGGCGCGCACAGGTCACCCCTGTGGCGGGCCCCGTCTTCACCGCGTCGAGCGCCACCTGGAAGGCGCCTGCGGGCTCCTACCAGTTCAGCCGCTTCTCCGAGGCGGTCACCGCGGGCGGCGACGAGGCGGGTGACGTCAACCGGGACGGTGACACCACCGACGTCTTCGGAATGCTGTACGACCCGGTGGCCGGCACGGTGCGCGTGGACACCGACCAGGACAACGACTTCACCAACAACGAGCCGATGAAGCCGTACAAGGACGGCTACCAGATCGGCTACTTCGGCAAGGACAACCCGGCGACCCAGGTCGTCGAGCGCATCCCGTTCGTCGTCGAGATCCGCAAGAGCGTCCCGATGGACCCGTACGGCGGCGACTGGGTCGGCAAGAAGGCCGACTTCGTCAACATCGGCATCATCGCCTCCGAGCACGGCACGCACGTCGCGGGCATCACCGCCGCCAACGGCCTGTTCGGCGGCAAGATGAACGGCGCGGCGCCCGGAGCGAAGATCGTCTCCTCGCGCGCCTGCGTCTTCGGCCCGAGCTGCACGAACGTCGCGCTGACCGAGGGCATGATCGACCTCGTCGTCAACCGCCACGTCGACATCGTCAACATGTCGATCGGCGGCCTGCCGGCGCTCAACGACGGCAACAACGCGCGCGCCCTGCTCTACAAGCGCCTCATCGACACCTACGGCGTCCAGCTGGTCATCTCGGCCGGCAACGAGGGCCCGGGCGTCAACACCATCGGCGACCCCGGTCTCGCGGACCACGTCATCTCCGTCGGCGCCACCATCTCCAAGGAGACCTGGGCGTCCAACTACGGCTCGGGTGTCTCCAAGTCGTACGACATGATGCCGTTCTCCTCCCGCGGCCCGCGCGAGGACGGCGGCTTCACGCCGACGCTCTCCGCTCCGGGTGCGGCGATCAACACGACGCAGACCTGGCTGCCCGGTTCGCCGGTCAAGGAGTCGGGTTACTCCCTGCCGGCCGGCTACTCGATGCTCCAGGGCACCTCGATGGCCTCCCCGCAGGCGACCGGCGCGACCGCGCTGCTCATCTCGGCCGCCAAGCAGGCGCACATCGAGCTGGCGCCCGCCGACCTGCGCACCGCGCTGACGTCGACGGCCAAGCACATCAAGGGTGTTCAGGCGTACGCCGAGGGCGCGGGCCTGATCAACATCCTCGGCGCCTGGGACGCGATCAAGGACGGCGCGACCGCCCACGAGTACACGGTGCAGGCCCCGGTCTCCTCCGCGATCTCCTACGCGCTCGCGACCCCGAACGTCGGCACCGGCATCTACGACCGCGAGAGCGGTCTGAAGGCCGGCCAGAAGAAGACGTACGACGTCACGATCACCCGCACCACCGGTCCCGACCGCGCGGTGAAGCACAAGCTGTCGCTGAAGAACAACGACGGCACCTGGCGCATCCTGGGTGACGACGAGGTCGCGCTGCCGCTCGGCACGCCGGTCACCGTCAAGGTCCAGGCGCGTCCGGACTCCGCCGGTGTGCACAGCGCCATCCTCGAGGTGAACGACAAGCGCACCGAGGGCGTGGACCAGCAGATCATGGTCACCGCCATCGTCTCGACGCCGCTCGCCTCGCCGTCGTACACCTTCAAGAACTCGAGCTCGGTGCAGCGCAACAGCACCAAGTCGTACTTCGTCACCGTCCCGGCGGGCGCGAAGACCCTTGAGGTCGGCATGAGCGCGCTGCGCTCGGGCAGCCAGACCCGCTTCATCTCGATCCACCCGTACGGTGTGGCCGTCGACGACAGCGGCACGCCGAACTGCTACCCGAACTACGACAACCCGGCCAACACCTGCCGTCCGGACCTGCGTTCCTACGCGGACCCGACGCCGGGCGTCTGGGAGATCGAGGTCGAGGCGCGCCGCACCTCGCCGTACCTCGACAACCCGTACAAGCTGGATGTCGCGCTCCTGGGCGCCACCTTCGACCCGGCGGTCAAGGTGATCCCCGAGGCGAAGATCGGCACCCCGGCAGCGGTGGACTGGAAGGTCACCAACGGCTTCGCCGCGATCACCGGCGGCAAGCTGAAGGGCGGCTCGCTCGGCTCCGCGAAGGTCGCCAAGCCGACCATCGCCAACGGTGAGACCCAGACCACCACGGTCACCATCGGTGAGGGCGTCGAGCGTCTGGACGTCGCCATCGGCGGTGTCTCGGACAACGCGGCCGACCTGGACCTCACGGTCTACAAGGGCGCCACGCAGGTCGCGCAGTCCGCGGACGGCGACTCGGAGGAGGCGGTCAGCATCCTCAAGCCCGCCGCCGGTACGTACACCATCGAGGTCGCGGGTTACTCGGTCCCGTCCGGGTCGACGACCTACAACTACCGCGATGTGTACTACGCCCCGGCGCTCGGCACGGTCTCGGTCGACGAGTCGAAGGCCATCTCCCTGGCCAACGGCGCATCGGCCCAGGTCAGCGCCACTGTCACGGCAGCCGCTGCGGCCCCCGAGGGCCGTGAGTTCTTCGGCGAGGTACAGCTGCTGAACGGCCGCGGCACCGTCGCGGGCAGCGGCAGCGTCCAGATCGAGAAGGTCACGCCGTAA
- a CDS encoding aspartate-semialdehyde dehydrogenase encodes MRVGIVGATGQVGTVMRKILVERDFPVDELRLFASARSAGTTLDGVTVEDASTADYSGLDIVLFSAGGATSKVLAEKVASQGAVVIDNSSAWRRDPEVPLVVSEVNPHAIANRPKGIIANPNCTTMAAMPVLRALHDESALTAIVATTYQAVSGSGLAGVTELHGQAQKVVAEADKLVHDGGAVDFPEPAVYKRPIAFNVLPLAGAIVDDGSFETDEEQKLRNESRKILEIPELKVSGTCVRVPVFTGHSLQINARFERPLSVERAYEVLQSAPGVELSEIPTPLQAAGQDVSYVGRIRNDETAENSLALFVSGDNLRKGAALNAVQIAELVAAELKG; translated from the coding sequence GTGAGGGTCGGAATCGTCGGAGCCACCGGTCAGGTCGGCACAGTCATGCGCAAGATCCTCGTCGAGCGGGACTTCCCGGTCGACGAGCTGCGTCTGTTCGCCTCCGCGCGCTCGGCCGGCACGACCCTGGACGGTGTGACGGTCGAGGACGCCTCCACCGCCGACTACTCCGGCCTGGACATCGTGCTCTTCTCCGCCGGTGGCGCCACCTCCAAGGTGCTCGCGGAGAAGGTCGCCTCCCAGGGCGCCGTCGTGATCGACAACTCCTCCGCCTGGCGCCGCGACCCCGAGGTTCCCCTCGTCGTCTCCGAGGTCAACCCTCACGCGATCGCGAACCGCCCCAAGGGCATCATCGCCAACCCGAACTGCACGACCATGGCCGCGATGCCGGTCCTGCGCGCCCTGCACGACGAGTCCGCGCTGACCGCGATCGTCGCCACCACCTATCAGGCCGTCTCCGGGTCGGGTCTGGCGGGCGTCACCGAGCTGCACGGCCAGGCGCAGAAGGTCGTCGCCGAGGCCGACAAGCTGGTGCACGACGGCGGGGCCGTGGACTTCCCCGAGCCCGCCGTCTACAAGCGCCCCATCGCCTTCAACGTCCTGCCGCTGGCCGGTGCGATCGTCGACGACGGCTCCTTCGAGACCGACGAGGAGCAGAAGCTCCGCAACGAGTCCCGCAAGATCCTGGAGATCCCGGAGCTGAAGGTCTCGGGCACCTGCGTCCGCGTCCCGGTCTTCACGGGTCACTCCCTCCAGATCAACGCCCGCTTCGAGCGCCCCCTGTCCGTGGAGCGCGCGTACGAGGTCCTCCAGAGCGCCCCCGGCGTCGAGCTCTCCGAGATCCCGACGCCGCTCCAGGCGGCCGGCCAGGACGTCAGTTACGTGGGCCGGATCCGCAACGACGAGACCGCCGAGAACTCGCTCGCGCTCTTCGTCTCGGGCGACAACCTCCGCAAGGGCGCCGCGCTCAACGCCGTCCAGATCGCGGAGCTGGTGGCTGCCGAGCTCAAGGGCTGA
- the pepN gene encoding aminopeptidase N — translation MPGTNLTRDEAQQRARLLTVDSYEIDLDLSGAQEGGTYRSVTTVRFQSAEAGAETFIDLVAPTVHEVVLNGDALDAAAVFQDSRIALAGLISGPNELRVVADCAYTNTGEGLHRFVDPVDEQAYLYTQFEVPDARRVFASFEQPDLKATFQFTVKAPEGWTVISNSPTPEPKDHVWAFEPTPRISSYITALIVGPYHSVHSSYEKDGQSVPLGIYCRPSLAEFLDSDAIFDVTRQGFDWFQEKFDYAYPFAKYDQLFVPEFNAGAMENAGAVTIRDQYVFRSKVTDAAYETRAETILHELAHMWFGDLVTMEWWNDLWLNESFATYTSIACQAYAEGSKWPHSWTTFANSMKTWAYRQDQLPSTHPIMADIRDLDDVLVNFDGITYAKGASVLKQLVAYVGMDEFFAGVQAYFKAHAFGNTRLSDLLGALEKTSGRDLKTWSKAWLETAGINILRPEIEVDADGVVTSFFVKQEAPALPAGAKGEPTLRPHRIAIGCYDLQDGKLVRTSRIELDVDGERTEVPFPAGTVRPDVVLLNDDDLSYAKVRLDEESLRVVTAHLGDFTESLPRALSWASAWDMTRDGELATRDYLALVLSGIGKETDIGVVQSLHRQVKLALDLYAAPEWREAGLTQWTDATLAHLRGAEPASDHQLAWARAFAATARTPIQLDLLQGLLEGTDSIEGLAVDTELRWAFVQRLAAVGRFDVEEIEAELALDKTSAGERHAASARAARPVEAAKAEAWASVVESDTLPNSLQEAVIGGFVQTDQRELLAPYTEKYFAAVKGVWDSRSHEMAQQVAIGLYPSLQVSQATLDATDAWLASAEPNAALRRLISESRSGVERALKAQAADAAA, via the coding sequence GTGCCTGGCACGAATCTGACCCGCGACGAGGCGCAGCAGCGGGCGCGCCTGCTCACCGTCGACTCGTACGAGATCGACCTCGATCTGAGCGGCGCACAGGAGGGCGGCACCTACCGGTCCGTGACCACCGTGCGCTTCCAGAGCGCGGAGGCCGGGGCCGAGACCTTCATCGACCTCGTCGCGCCCACCGTGCACGAGGTCGTGCTGAACGGTGACGCGCTGGACGCCGCGGCCGTCTTCCAGGACTCGCGCATCGCGCTGGCCGGACTGATCTCCGGTCCCAACGAGCTCCGGGTCGTCGCGGACTGCGCGTACACCAACACGGGCGAGGGTCTGCACCGCTTCGTCGACCCCGTCGACGAACAGGCCTACCTCTACACGCAGTTCGAGGTCCCGGACGCGCGCCGCGTCTTCGCCTCCTTCGAGCAGCCGGACCTGAAGGCGACCTTCCAGTTCACGGTCAAGGCCCCCGAGGGCTGGACCGTGATCTCCAACTCGCCGACGCCCGAGCCCAAGGACCACGTGTGGGCCTTCGAGCCGACGCCGCGGATCTCCTCGTACATCACGGCCCTGATCGTCGGCCCGTACCACTCGGTGCACAGCAGCTACGAGAAGGACGGCCAGTCCGTTCCCCTCGGCATCTACTGCCGTCCCTCGCTGGCCGAGTTCCTCGACTCGGACGCGATCTTCGACGTCACCCGGCAGGGCTTCGACTGGTTCCAGGAGAAGTTCGACTACGCCTACCCCTTCGCCAAGTACGACCAGCTCTTCGTGCCGGAGTTCAACGCCGGCGCCATGGAGAACGCGGGCGCGGTGACCATCCGCGACCAGTACGTCTTCCGCTCGAAGGTGACGGACGCGGCGTACGAGACGCGGGCCGAGACGATCCTGCACGAGCTCGCGCACATGTGGTTCGGCGACCTCGTCACCATGGAGTGGTGGAACGACCTGTGGCTGAACGAGTCGTTCGCCACGTACACCTCCATCGCCTGCCAGGCGTACGCCGAGGGCTCCAAGTGGCCGCACTCGTGGACGACGTTCGCCAACTCCATGAAGACCTGGGCCTACCGGCAGGACCAGCTGCCGTCCACGCACCCGATCATGGCCGACATCCGTGACCTGGACGACGTCCTCGTCAACTTCGACGGCATCACCTACGCCAAGGGCGCGAGCGTCCTCAAGCAGCTCGTCGCGTACGTCGGAATGGACGAGTTCTTCGCGGGCGTCCAGGCCTACTTCAAGGCCCACGCCTTCGGGAACACACGGCTCAGCGATCTGCTCGGCGCCCTGGAGAAGACCTCCGGCCGTGACCTGAAGACCTGGTCGAAGGCATGGCTCGAGACCGCGGGCATCAACATCCTGCGGCCCGAGATCGAGGTCGACGCGGACGGCGTCGTCACCTCCTTCTTCGTCAAGCAGGAGGCGCCCGCGCTGCCCGCCGGAGCGAAGGGCGAGCCCACGCTGCGCCCGCACCGCATCGCCATCGGCTGCTACGACCTCCAGGACGGCAAGCTCGTCCGGACCAGCCGCATCGAGCTGGACGTCGACGGCGAGCGCACCGAGGTGCCCTTCCCCGCCGGGACGGTCCGCCCCGACGTCGTCCTGCTCAACGACGACGACCTCAGCTACGCCAAGGTCCGCCTCGACGAGGAGTCCCTGCGGGTCGTCACCGCGCACCTCGGCGACTTCACGGAGTCGCTGCCGCGCGCACTGAGCTGGGCGTCCGCCTGGGACATGACGCGCGACGGCGAGCTCGCCACCCGTGACTACCTGGCCCTGGTGCTCTCGGGCATCGGCAAGGAGACGGACATCGGTGTGGTGCAGTCGCTGCACCGCCAGGTGAAGCTGGCCCTCGACCTGTACGCCGCCCCGGAGTGGCGCGAGGCCGGTCTGACGCAGTGGACGGACGCCACGCTGGCGCACCTGCGGGGCGCCGAGCCGGCCAGTGACCACCAGCTGGCCTGGGCCAGGGCCTTCGCGGCCACGGCCCGCACGCCCATCCAACTGGACCTGCTGCAGGGCCTGTTGGAGGGCACGGACTCCATCGAGGGTCTCGCCGTCGACACCGAGCTCCGCTGGGCGTTCGTGCAGCGGCTCGCCGCCGTAGGCCGGTTCGACGTGGAGGAGATCGAGGCCGAGCTCGCACTGGACAAGACGTCCGCGGGCGAGCGCCACGCCGCCTCCGCGCGTGCCGCGCGGCCCGTCGAGGCGGCGAAGGCGGAGGCCTGGGCCTCGGTCGTGGAGTCGGACACCCTGCCCAACTCGCTGCAGGAGGCCGTGATCGGCGGCTTCGTACAGACCGACCAGCGCGAGCTGCTCGCCCCGTACACGGAGAAGTACTTCGCCGCGGTCAAGGGTGTGTGGGACTCGCGCAGCCACGAGATGGCGCAGCAGGTGGCCATCGGGCTCTACCCGTCGCTGCAGGTCTCGCAGGCGACGCTGGACGCGACGGACGCCTGGCTGGCTTCGGCGGAGCCGAACGCCGCGCTGCGCCGCCTGATCTCGGAGTCGCGCTCGGGCGTCGAGCGGGCCCTGAAGGCGCAGGCGGCCGACGCGGCCGCGTAG
- a CDS encoding PadR family transcriptional regulator codes for MSLRHAVLGLLAEKPASGYDLMKLFESSLANAWPATQSQVYGELGKLTDAGLIEVASEGPRGRKEYALTEPGLTELRHWLTEVEPTRVRRSDLLLRVFFLGVLTPLEARTYLATEAARAERQRNGLKELEASIDWGDDPISVHGRLALEYGLRISAAQEEWARWAAEQLGSP; via the coding sequence ATGAGTCTTCGCCACGCTGTTCTCGGGCTGCTCGCCGAAAAGCCGGCCAGCGGCTACGACTTGATGAAGCTGTTCGAGTCCTCGCTGGCCAACGCCTGGCCCGCGACCCAGAGCCAGGTGTACGGGGAGCTGGGGAAGCTCACCGACGCCGGTCTCATCGAGGTCGCCTCGGAAGGCCCTCGCGGGCGCAAGGAGTACGCCTTGACCGAGCCGGGCCTCACCGAGCTGCGCCACTGGCTCACCGAGGTCGAGCCCACCCGGGTCAGACGGAGCGACCTGCTGCTGCGGGTCTTCTTCCTCGGCGTCCTCACGCCGCTGGAGGCCAGGACCTACCTCGCCACCGAGGCCGCCCGCGCCGAGCGGCAGCGCAACGGGCTGAAGGAGCTGGAGGCGTCGATCGACTGGGGCGACGACCCGATCTCGGTCCACGGGCGCCTCGCGCTGGAGTACGGGCTGCGGATCAGCGCCGCCCAGGAGGAGTGGGCCCGGTGGGCTGCCGAACAGCTCGGATCCCCTTGA
- a CDS encoding DUF1203 domain-containing protein produces MTNYTALAIPPAALKELRSTDDAGRACAPYTATEAGSPLRCCLRPVHEGEEIALVSYAPLRRWAAETWAKPGAYDEQGPVFIHAEECEGPAEAPEEYPFSRPGALRTLRRYNAEGHIVGGRLLEIPETAAEGFDTALAEAFAEPEVALVHIRAVEYGCFQFEVRRP; encoded by the coding sequence ATGACGAACTACACCGCACTCGCGATCCCCCCGGCAGCCCTCAAGGAGCTCCGCTCCACCGACGACGCGGGCCGCGCCTGCGCCCCGTACACCGCCACCGAAGCCGGCTCCCCGCTCCGCTGCTGCCTGCGCCCCGTCCACGAGGGCGAGGAGATCGCCCTCGTCTCGTACGCACCGCTGCGCCGCTGGGCAGCAGAGACCTGGGCCAAGCCGGGCGCGTACGACGAGCAGGGCCCGGTCTTCATCCACGCCGAGGAGTGCGAGGGCCCGGCCGAGGCCCCCGAGGAGTACCCCTTCAGCCGCCCCGGCGCCCTGCGCACGCTCCGCCGCTACAACGCCGAGGGCCACATAGTCGGCGGCCGCCTCCTGGAGATACCGGAGACAGCCGCCGAGGGGTTCGACACGGCCCTCGCGGAAGCGTTCGCCGAGCCGGAGGTCGCGCTGGTGCACATCAGGGCCGTGGAGTACGGCTGCTTCCAGTTCGAGGTCCGCAGGCCGTAA